From the Micromonospora sediminicola genome, one window contains:
- a CDS encoding putative phage holin, translated as MNDLNTVLAGIGAAACWYFVVAFWVTTGGDWRHNPGGRHVMQFTANLGLLMTLIVLARVWPQYPGRAAVTLVAFAALVAQVVWRCVLLHRAQHAPAERR; from the coding sequence GTGAACGACCTCAACACGGTGCTCGCCGGAATCGGCGCAGCAGCGTGCTGGTACTTCGTGGTCGCGTTCTGGGTCACCACCGGCGGGGACTGGCGGCACAACCCCGGCGGCAGGCACGTCATGCAGTTCACCGCGAACCTGGGCCTGCTGATGACCCTGATCGTGCTGGCCCGGGTGTGGCCGCAGTACCCCGGCCGCGCGGCGGTCACCCTGGTGGCGTTCGCTGCTCTGGTCGCCCAGGTGGTGTGGCGGTGCGTGCTGCTTCACCGTGCCCAGCACGCACCGGCCGAACGCCGGTAG
- a CDS encoding DUF7620 family protein yields the protein MIWRRKRKRPSPETTEARDLLARAREDLAAARADDDQVDAAARRLAELRRRNHFGPMITDALRGSR from the coding sequence ATGATCTGGAGACGTAAGCGCAAGCGGCCGTCGCCGGAGACGACCGAGGCCCGCGACCTGCTCGCGCGGGCGCGGGAGGACCTGGCGGCGGCCCGGGCCGACGACGACCAGGTCGACGCGGCGGCGCGGCGACTCGCGGAGCTGCGCCGCCGCAACCACTTCGGCCCGATGATCACCGACGCGCTGAGGGGGTCACGGTGA